A genomic region of Methanothermobacter sp. CaT2 contains the following coding sequences:
- a CDS encoding winged helix-turn-helix domain-containing protein, with translation MKRLLWWLLAGTRGGHNRGRIIRMLHERPYNNNQLAEALGLDYKTVQHHLRVLEKNKIIVSSGDRYGKMYFLSDVMEDNYPLFEEIWSRIEVCE, from the coding sequence ATGAAGAGGTTGTTATGGTGGCTTCTTGCAGGTACAAGGGGAGGTCACAACCGCGGGAGGATAATCAGGATGCTGCATGAGAGACCATACAATAACAACCAGCTGGCCGAGGCACTGGGACTTGACTACAAGACAGTTCAGCATCATCTGAGGGTCCTTGAGAAGAATAAGATCATAGTATCCTCAGGGGATAGGTATGGTAAAATGTACTTTCTTTCAGATGTAATGGAGGATAATTACCCCCTCTTTGAGGAGATATGGAGCAGAATCGAGGTGTGCGAATGA